The Garra rufa chromosome 23, GarRuf1.0, whole genome shotgun sequence genome includes a region encoding these proteins:
- the LOC141298963 gene encoding uncharacterized protein produces the protein MNIPGTHGMDEDEQDEQGEQDEQEEMNIYANADASDDVRTETENSDTSRHQIPQNTGSFRRALVCLVLLCVLLLTAVIVLCVHIHTNYTNCTQETNQLLTKITNLTEEREQLLTRIANFTDEREHLITTIKALKGQWTCYQSSLYYFSSDFKSWTESRRYCTERGADLIIINNKEKQDFVHKMSPSAYFWIGLADNDEEGKWKWVDGSTLTTGFWRSGEPTGYKDAKCVLSSSVGWVNFPCQYNVYHWICEKSSLN, from the exons ATGAACATTCCTGGAACACATGGGATGGATGAAGATGAACAAGATGAACAAGGTGAACAAGATGAACAAGAGGAGATGAATATCTATGCTAATGCAGATGCTAGTGATGATGTCAGGACAGAAACAGAGAACTCAGACACCAGCAGACACCAAATACCTCAAAACACAG GGAGCTTCAGAAGAGCTCTAGTGTGTTTGGTGCTGCTGTGTGTTCTTCTGCTGACTGCAGTCATAGTGCTGTGTGTCCACATCCATACAAACTACACAAACTGCACACAAGAGACAAATCAGCTACTAACCAAGATCACCAACCTCACAGAAGAGAGAGAACAGCTACTAACCAGGATTGCCAACTTCACAGATGAGAGAGAACATCTAATAACCACAATCAAAGCTCTTAAAGGCCA ATGGACGTGCTATCAATCCAGTCTTTACTATTTTTCTTCTGATTTTAAGAGCTGGACTGAAAGTAGAAGATATTGTACAGAGAGAGGAGCAGATCTGATCATCATTAACAACAAAGAAAAACAA GATTTTGTTCATAAAATGTCACCTTCTGCTTATTTCTGGATTGGTTTGGCTGACAATGATGAAGAGGGCAAATGGAAATGGGTTGATGGCAGTACACTCACCACTGG GTTCTGGAGGTCTGGAGAACCCACCGGATATAAAGATGCGAAGTGTGTTCTCTCTTCTTCAGTAGGATGGGTTAATTTTCCATGTCAATATAATGTATATCACTGGATCTGTGAAAAGAGcagtttaaattaa
- the LOC141298964 gene encoding uncharacterized protein, with protein sequence MMLDICDSMRDCDFRTVTNTHQHSCFNVQTDCVRNRNYRAAVVCLVLLCVLLLTAVIVLCVHIHTNYTTELWNTNYTEETNQLLTKITNLTEEREQLLTTIKTEKKELLSKNDNLIKQSEQLNKERNSLRKLLETERWKCHQSSLYYFSLEKSSWTESRRYCTEREADLIIINNRDEQDFVQKWSDNNRAWIGLTDIDVEGRWKWVDGSTLTSGYWRLGEPNGRSGENCTLSHSSGWADYPCNDKHRWICERNIFK encoded by the exons ATGATGCTGGATATCTGTGACAGTATGAGAGATTGTGACTTCAGGACAGTGACAAACACACACCAGCACAGCTGCTTCAATGTACAG ACTGATTGTGTGAGGAACAGAAACTACAGAGCAGCTGTAGTGTGTTTAGTGCTGCTGTGTGTTCTTCTACTGACTGCAGTCATAGTGCTGTGTGTCCACATCCATACAAACTACACAACTGAATTGTGGAA CACAAACTACACAGAAGAGACAAACCAGCTACTAACCAAGATCACCAACCTCACAGAAGAAAGAGAACAGCTGTTAACCACAATCAAAACTGAAAAGAAAGAATTATTATCTAAAAATGACAATCTAATAAAACAAAGTGAACAGTTAAATAAGGAGAGAAATTCCCTAAGGAAACTTCTTGAAACTG AGAGATGGAAGTGCCATCAATCCAGTCTTTACTATTTTTCCTTAGAGAAGAGCAGCTGGACTGAAAGTAGGAGATACTGTACAGAGAGAGAAGCAGATCTGATCATCATAAACAACAGAGATGAACAA GATTTTGTTCAGAAATGGTCTGATAATAATAGAGCCTGGATTGGTCTGACTGACATTGATGTGGAGGGAAGATGGAAATGGGTTGATGGCAGCACACTGACCTCTGG GTACTGGAGGCTTGGAGAGCCCAATGGACGCAGTGGAGAAAACTGTACACTAAGTCATTCATCAGGATGGGCTGATTATCCATGTAATGATAAACATAGATGGATCTGTGAGAGGAACATTTTTAAATAA